A window of Lepidochelys kempii isolate rLepKem1 chromosome 1, rLepKem1.hap2, whole genome shotgun sequence contains these coding sequences:
- the TIMMDC1 gene encoding complex I assembly factor TIMMDC1, mitochondrial isoform X2, whose translation MEVCQLFTMRRHNILSGAKRRFFRTVWMLCNLHIVLQSGDSSVTAGAGAGELLLLWQYSTVLSSVLFVHVCLLTLSVPHACSTVSTGLSVYRNKTAFSHFAAAGAFTGGLFRVHLGLSRMAAGSVFGAAFGIPAGGLLLAVQKLAGETIQEKRTRERRLLHEQKLAEWKARLNVTEADLEEIVSNTQEGTMERDIEKIQELLNLPKNPLPSEDRN comes from the exons ATGGAGGTTTGCCAGCTTTTTACCATGCGAAGACACAATATATTGAGCGGAGCCAAGCGGAGATTTTTCAGAACCGTCTGGATGCTGTG CAATCTGCACATCGTGCTGCAGTCAGGGGATTCATCCGTTACGGCTGGCGCTGGAGCTGGAGAATTGCTACTTTTGTGGCAATATTCAA CTGTATTGTCAAGTGTGCTCTTTGTTCATGTCTGCCTTCTGACTCTCTCTGTGCCCCACGCTTGCAGCACAGTGAGCACTGGTCTGTCCGTGTACCGCAATAAAACCGCCTTCAGTCACTTTGCTGCCGCAGGAG CCTTTACAGGGGGCCTGTTCAGAGTGCATTTGGGCCTGAGCAGAATGGCAGCTGGCAGTGTCTTTGGAGCAGCATTCGG CATCCCTGCAGGAGGGCTGTTGTTGGCAGTGCAGAAGCTCGCTGGTGAGACCATACAGGAGAAAAGAACACGTGAGAGAAGATTGCTGCATGAACAGAAGTTAGCAGAGTG GAAAGCTAGGCTTAATGTTACTGAGGCTGACTTGGAAGAAATTGTCAGTAATACTCAGGAAGGAACCATGGAGAGAGACATCGAGAAGATCCAAGAGTTGTTAAATCTTCCCAAGAACCCTCTGCCATCGGAAGATAGGAACTAG
- the TIMMDC1 gene encoding complex I assembly factor TIMMDC1, mitochondrial isoform X1: MAAPESGRALGSAPQLLGTAQPPGTGWERLRELWHRDELQQYPEETLNIIKATFSGAVIGWAYGGLPAFYHAKTQYIERSQAEIFQNRLDAVQSAHRAAVRGFIRYGWRWSWRIATFVAIFNTVSTGLSVYRNKTAFSHFAAAGAFTGGLFRVHLGLSRMAAGSVFGAAFGIPAGGLLLAVQKLAGETIQEKRTRERRLLHEQKLAEWKARLNVTEADLEEIVSNTQEGTMERDIEKIQELLNLPKNPLPSEDRN; the protein is encoded by the exons ATGGCAGCCCCCGAGAGCGGCCGGGCGCTGGGCTCGGCGCCCCAGCTCTTGGGCACCGCGCAGCCCCCGGGCACGGGCTGGGAGCGGCTGCGGGAGCTCTGGCACCGCGA TGAACTACAGCAGTACCCAGAAGAAACTCTCAACATTATCAAAGCTACGTTTTCAGGGGCTGTCATTGGCTGGGCGTATGGAGGTTTGCCAGCTTTTTACCATGCGAAGACACAATATATTGAGCGGAGCCAAGCGGAGATTTTTCAGAACCGTCTGGATGCTGTG CAATCTGCACATCGTGCTGCAGTCAGGGGATTCATCCGTTACGGCTGGCGCTGGAGCTGGAGAATTGCTACTTTTGTGGCAATATTCAA CACAGTGAGCACTGGTCTGTCCGTGTACCGCAATAAAACCGCCTTCAGTCACTTTGCTGCCGCAGGAG CCTTTACAGGGGGCCTGTTCAGAGTGCATTTGGGCCTGAGCAGAATGGCAGCTGGCAGTGTCTTTGGAGCAGCATTCGG CATCCCTGCAGGAGGGCTGTTGTTGGCAGTGCAGAAGCTCGCTGGTGAGACCATACAGGAGAAAAGAACACGTGAGAGAAGATTGCTGCATGAACAGAAGTTAGCAGAGTG GAAAGCTAGGCTTAATGTTACTGAGGCTGACTTGGAAGAAATTGTCAGTAATACTCAGGAAGGAACCATGGAGAGAGACATCGAGAAGATCCAAGAGTTGTTAAATCTTCCCAAGAACCCTCTGCCATCGGAAGATAGGAACTAG
- the POGLUT1 gene encoding protein O-glucosyltransferase 1 isoform X2 — translation MGPLVAWALRAAAVSQFALSPGSSAAGAKWKHFIDQTDRAMEGYRPCIRENCSCYQSIREQDLAPFQGGISKELLSDVVSRKLGTHYQIIKNKLYREHDCMFPARCNGVEHFILEIIGRLPDMEMVINVRDYPQVPKWMKPVIPVFSFSKTSEYHDIMYPAWTFWEGGPAVWPIYPTGLGRWDLMREDLRRSAEKWPWKKKISKGYFRGSRTSPERDPLIVLSRENPELVDAEYTKNQAWKSEKDTLGKPPAKEIPLVDHCKYKYLFNFRGVAASFRFKHLFLCGSLVFHVGEEWLEFFYPQLKPWVHYIPVKPDLSDVR, via the exons gtgcaaaatggaaacatttcatcGACCAGACTGACAGAGCAATGGAAGGCTACAGACCATGTATAAGGGAGAATTGCAGCTGCTACCAAAG CATTAGGGAGCAGGACTTGGCTCCCTTTCAGGGAGGAATCTCCAAGGAGCTGCTGTCAGATGTGGTTAGCCGGAAGCTTGGGACACACTATCAGATCATCAAGAACAAGTTATATCGTGAGCATGACTGCATGTTCCCTGCTAG ATGTAATGGGGTTGAACATTTCATTCTGGAGATCATCGGCCGCCTCCCAGACATGGAGATGGTGATCAATGTGCGAGATTACCCCCAGGTCCCCAAGTGGATGAAGCCAGTCATTCCAGTATTCTCTTTCAGCAAG aCTTCCGAGTACCATGATATCATGTATCCTGCCTGGACGTTTTGGGAAGGGGGACCAGCTGTTTGGCCAATTTACCCCACAGGTCTTGGGCGCTGGGACTTAATGAGAGAGGACCTCCGAAG aTCTGCAGAAAAATGGCCgtggaagaaaaaaatctccaaaggaTATTTTCGAGGATCCAG AACAAGTCCTGAGAGGGATCCCCTCATTGTTCTGTCTCGAGAGAACCCAGAACTCGTCGATGCTGAGTACACTAAAAACCAGGCCTGGAAATCTGAAAAA GACACTCTCGGGAAACCACCTGCGAAGGAAATTCCTCTGGTCGATCACTGCAAATACAA ATACCTGTTTAATTTCCGGGGGGTAGCAGCCAGTTTCCGCTTCAAACACCTCTTCTTGTGTGGCTCATTAGTCTTTCATGTAGGGGAAGAGTGGCTGGAGTTCTTCTACCCACAGCTGAAGCCTTGGGTACATTACATCCCAGTCAAACCAGACCTCTCTGATGTCAGGTAG
- the POGLUT1 gene encoding protein O-glucosyltransferase 1 isoform X1, with product MGPLVAWALRAAAVSQFALSPGSSAAGAKWKHFIDQTDRAMEGYRPCIRENCSCYQSIREQDLAPFQGGISKELLSDVVSRKLGTHYQIIKNKLYREHDCMFPARCNGVEHFILEIIGRLPDMEMVINVRDYPQVPKWMKPVIPVFSFSKTSEYHDIMYPAWTFWEGGPAVWPIYPTGLGRWDLMREDLRRSAEKWPWKKKISKGYFRGSRTSPERDPLIVLSRENPELVDAEYTKNQAWKSEKDTLGKPPAKEIPLVDHCKYKYLFNFRGVAASFRFKHLFLCGSLVFHVGEEWLEFFYPQLKPWVHYIPVKPDLSDVRELLQFVKENDDVAQEISERGHQFIMDHLQMKDVSCYWETLLTEYSKALTYKVKRRKNYDEMVSKHLKTEL from the exons gtgcaaaatggaaacatttcatcGACCAGACTGACAGAGCAATGGAAGGCTACAGACCATGTATAAGGGAGAATTGCAGCTGCTACCAAAG CATTAGGGAGCAGGACTTGGCTCCCTTTCAGGGAGGAATCTCCAAGGAGCTGCTGTCAGATGTGGTTAGCCGGAAGCTTGGGACACACTATCAGATCATCAAGAACAAGTTATATCGTGAGCATGACTGCATGTTCCCTGCTAG ATGTAATGGGGTTGAACATTTCATTCTGGAGATCATCGGCCGCCTCCCAGACATGGAGATGGTGATCAATGTGCGAGATTACCCCCAGGTCCCCAAGTGGATGAAGCCAGTCATTCCAGTATTCTCTTTCAGCAAG aCTTCCGAGTACCATGATATCATGTATCCTGCCTGGACGTTTTGGGAAGGGGGACCAGCTGTTTGGCCAATTTACCCCACAGGTCTTGGGCGCTGGGACTTAATGAGAGAGGACCTCCGAAG aTCTGCAGAAAAATGGCCgtggaagaaaaaaatctccaaaggaTATTTTCGAGGATCCAG AACAAGTCCTGAGAGGGATCCCCTCATTGTTCTGTCTCGAGAGAACCCAGAACTCGTCGATGCTGAGTACACTAAAAACCAGGCCTGGAAATCTGAAAAA GACACTCTCGGGAAACCACCTGCGAAGGAAATTCCTCTGGTCGATCACTGCAAATACAA ATACCTGTTTAATTTCCGGGGGGTAGCAGCCAGTTTCCGCTTCAAACACCTCTTCTTGTGTGGCTCATTAGTCTTTCATGTAGGGGAAGAGTGGCTGGAGTTCTTCTACCCACAGCTGAAGCCTTGGGTACATTACATCCCAGTCAAACCAGACCTCTCTGATGTCAG ggAGCTGTTGCAGTTTGTGAAGGAAAATGATGATGTAGCACAAGAAATTTCAGAGAG GGGGCACCAGTTCATCATGGACCACTTGCAGATGAAGGATGTCTCTTGTTACTGGGAGACTTTGCTGACTGAATACTCTAAAGCCCTGACTTACAAAGTTAAGAGGAGGAAAAACTATGATGAGATGGTCTCCAAACACTTGAAAACAGAACTTTAA